GACCTCGACAGGGCCGATAAACAACAGATGCTTCAGGTCAAGGCCCGTCAATCGATCAATTCATGGGAGACCACGCTGGAGCAATTCCGACTCTATTCACGCACCGTGCAGGACTATGCCGGACTTCTGGCCGGTGAGCGACAGCTTTTCGAATCCGGTGAGAGTTCCTTATTCTTGGTCAACAGAAGGGAATTGGGATACATCTCGGCCCAGATCAAACGGAATGAGATTCTTACCAAGAATCGCATGGCCAGTTTGAAGACCGAGTATCAACTAGGTATATTGAGTACGAATTTCATTGAATCACCATGAGCATGCCTATGAAACACATTCTCCTCTCAATCTGTCTCTTGATCGCTACCTCCATGACTGGGCAATTCATTACTCAGACCCAATCCCCTCGTCTGACCGCCATCCAGATCATCCAAGAGGCTGATAACCTGTTGCGCACAGGGCGTACACAGGAAGCGCTCTTGGCCTATACCAGTGCCATCAATATGGACTACAGCTTTGCCGAGGCCTATATGAAAAGAGCACGGCTTTATCAACTGCTCGGTCAGACGTACGAGGCCATGAAAGACTATGACCGCGCCTTGGAGCTCAATCCTTACAGTGAGTATGTATTCGACCAAAGGGCCAAACTACGGATGATGGCCATGGACTATAAAGGCGCACTCGAGGATCTGGACCAGGCCATCGCTATTGCACCTGAGAATAATGAGATCCGGGCGGTACGGGTGGATGACTATATGGCATTGGGAGAATACGAGAGCGCCCTGGCCGATATAGACACCTTGATAGCCCGTGGATTCCAAGTGGAGCATGAGTATGAGAAGCAGGCCCTCATCCGATTCCTCCAAGGAGACTATATCGATGCCGAGCAGAGCATAGAGATGGCCCTAGAGGTCAATCCCTACTCCTCCATTGCACATGATGTGCAGGGATTGATCCATTTGAAACGACAGGACTACGAGCAGGCCATTGCCGCTTTCACCCGGGCCATCACATTCAATGCCCAGTTCGCCTTGGCCTACTACAACCGGGCCGTAGCCTATCACTATGCCGGGGATCGGGACAAGGCCATAGCTGATCTGAACAGCGCCATGGAGATACGCAAGGAATTACCCAATGTCTACTTCGCACGGGCCATCATCAAAAAGGAGATGGGAGATATGGAGGGGGCCCTGGAGGATTATGAGCAGGCCCATCTGGCAGATAGCAGCTTTACTCAGGCTCTCTATAACCGGGCCTACACCTATCAGCTCATGGGAGACTATTCCAATGCCATGCGGGATGCCCAGCAGATCATCGCACAGGATGACGATTCGGCCGAGTACTGGAATTTAAAGGGAAATATCCATCTGCTTTTCGGGGAATACAATGAGGCCATCGAGGCCTATACCACAGCACTGCGTAACGATATGGACTATATGGAATCCCGATACAACCGCGGAATGGCCTACATCATGAGCTATCGACCCATTCAAGGGTGCATCGACTTGGAGATCAGCCTGGAGAATGGCTATGAGAAGGCCAAGGATGCCATTCGGTATTTCTGTGGGTATTGAGAAAAAGAAAGGCGACCCACAGGTCGCCTTTTTCAATGCTTTATATCCACTTGATCACTTCTCAGGAGGCATGGTGCCAAATACCTTGTCCCAGAACATGGTACTCACACCAAAGGCCTTGTCTTCATACTGATAGTGATGCCGGGCATGATGGATCATACGCGACTTGAGCCATTTGGGAGGATTGCTCGTGTGTACCTGGTAGTGTACGAAGATGTATCCGAGATATCCCGTAATGAGCCCCGCGATAAAGGAGAAGGCAGTTTCCCCACCGATGAGGTAGGCCAGACCCAATAAGAAGGCTGCAAACAGCGTCCATACCAAGGGCGGCATGATCAATCGCTCCTTGTCCTGCGGATATTCGTGATGGATACCGTGATAGCGTTCTGCGAAACGCTTCATACGTTCACTTCCGCTATCATCGATGTGATAGAGATAGCGGTGTACGATGTACTCGAAGAAGGTGAAGAAGACGATCCCCCACACGTACATACCCAATACGGTCAGCCAATGGATCTGATGATAGAATAAATTGACCGCCACCATTCCCAATACCACAGCAGGGTAATAGGTATAGGCGACTACAGCTGAGGTCTTGGACAGGGCTTCGAGGATGTCGTTCTCGAACATCCTTCCTTGACCGGGCTGGGGTTT
The sequence above is a segment of the Flavobacteriales bacterium genome. Coding sequences within it:
- a CDS encoding TolC family protein, whose amino-acid sequence is DLDRADKQQMLQVKARQSINSWETTLEQFRLYSRTVQDYAGLLAGERQLFESGESSLFLVNRRELGYISAQIKRNEILTKNRMASLKTEYQLGILSTNFIESP
- a CDS encoding tetratricopeptide repeat protein — its product is MKHILLSICLLIATSMTGQFITQTQSPRLTAIQIIQEADNLLRTGRTQEALLAYTSAINMDYSFAEAYMKRARLYQLLGQTYEAMKDYDRALELNPYSEYVFDQRAKLRMMAMDYKGALEDLDQAIAIAPENNEIRAVRVDDYMALGEYESALADIDTLIARGFQVEHEYEKQALIRFLQGDYIDAEQSIEMALEVNPYSSIAHDVQGLIHLKRQDYEQAIAAFTRAITFNAQFALAYYNRAVAYHYAGDRDKAIADLNSAMEIRKELPNVYFARAIIKKEMGDMEGALEDYEQAHLADSSFTQALYNRAYTYQLMGDYSNAMRDAQQIIAQDDDSAEYWNLKGNIHLLFGEYNEAIEAYTTALRNDMDYMESRYNRGMAYIMSYRPIQGCIDLEISLENGYEKAKDAIRYFCGY
- a CDS encoding fatty acid hydroxylase yields the protein MAVTHKPQPGQGRMFENDILEALSKTSAVVAYTYYPAVVLGMVAVNLFYHQIHWLTVLGMYVWGIVFFTFFEYIVHRYLYHIDDSGSERMKRFAERYHGIHHEYPQDKERLIMPPLVWTLFAAFLLGLAYLIGGETAFSFIAGLITGYLGYIFVHYQVHTSNPPKWLKSRMIHHARHHYQYEDKAFGVSTMFWDKVFGTMPPEK